A genome region from Marinobacter panjinensis includes the following:
- the trhA gene encoding PAQR family membrane homeostasis protein TrhA, with the protein MKATGTATESPHYRIEEWLNTATHGLGAILSVIGTVALIVAASQLGDAWKVVSFSIFGASLILLYLASALYHGARHPRLRALFKTLDHCAIFLLIAGSYTPFLLVNMRGTTGWTLFAIIWSLAVTGVVLKIIFKNRFKLARVGIYIAMGWLIIFASSDLVASLNETALYLTIAGGVVYTAGVIFYLADRIPYMHAVWHLFVIGGSALHFSAVYYGVLPYTV; encoded by the coding sequence ATGAAAGCGACCGGCACCGCCACGGAATCCCCCCACTACCGCATTGAGGAATGGCTGAACACTGCCACCCATGGCCTGGGAGCCATTCTCAGTGTTATCGGCACAGTTGCCCTGATTGTTGCAGCCAGCCAGCTGGGGGACGCCTGGAAGGTTGTCAGCTTCAGCATTTTCGGTGCCTCGCTGATACTGCTCTACTTGGCATCAGCGCTTTACCATGGTGCCCGCCATCCACGGCTACGGGCGCTTTTCAAAACCCTGGACCATTGCGCCATCTTCCTGCTCATCGCCGGCAGCTACACACCCTTTCTGCTGGTGAACATGCGCGGCACCACGGGCTGGACGCTGTTTGCCATTATCTGGTCCCTGGCAGTTACCGGAGTAGTGCTCAAGATCATCTTCAAAAACCGCTTCAAGCTCGCCCGCGTGGGCATCTACATTGCCATGGGGTGGCTGATCATCTTTGCCTCGTCTGATCTGGTGGCCAGCCTGAATGAAACCGCACTCTACCTGACCATCGCCGGCGGCGTGGTCTACACCGCCGGCGTCATTTTTTACCTGGCCGACCGCATACCCTATATGCACGCGGTGTGGCACCTGTTTGTGATCGGCGGCAGTGCCCTGCACTTCAGTGCCGTCTACTACGGGGTGCTTCCCTACACGGTCTGA
- a CDS encoding pilin: MFAAPCFRPVVHPWSLEAIDFYIGHELGHIHRKHLSWRAFVMPGSLLPIVGPKPISRLQLPWRMGGRSAIIGILAAIAIPAHQEYQDRVRNTSAYSTAQPLQQQVTAYAYDNQAWPTTMEELGYAQPTLSDLDRGYEIDIYENGLIGVEVGTDASGESQYIILEPEVVEGDISWVCFGQNVKAKLLAPECK, encoded by the coding sequence GTGTTCGCTGCCCCGTGCTTTCGTCCAGTTGTGCATCCGTGGAGCCTGGAGGCCATCGATTTCTACATCGGCCATGAACTGGGGCATATCCACCGCAAACACCTCTCGTGGCGGGCCTTCGTGATGCCAGGCTCGCTGTTACCCATTGTCGGTCCGAAGCCGATATCAAGGCTGCAATTGCCGTGGCGCATGGGCGGAAGATCAGCCATCATCGGTATACTCGCCGCTATAGCCATCCCGGCCCATCAGGAGTATCAGGATCGGGTACGCAACACCTCGGCCTATTCAACGGCTCAACCTTTACAGCAACAGGTCACTGCTTATGCCTATGATAACCAGGCATGGCCAACCACCATGGAGGAGCTGGGGTATGCTCAGCCAACCCTGTCGGATCTTGATAGGGGCTATGAAATAGATATCTACGAAAACGGCCTGATTGGTGTCGAGGTAGGGACTGACGCTAGCGGAGAGTCGCAGTACATCATACTGGAACCCGAGGTTGTCGAAGGTGACATCAGTTGGGTCTGCTTCGGGCAGAATGTGAAAGCCAAGCTGCTGGCACCCGAGTGTAAATGA
- a CDS encoding MFS transporter, with product MKVADVFRVRNPEIRALHLTWIAFFITFYVWFNMAPLASSMLKSVDWLTKDDIRLFAICNVALTIPARIIVGMALDRFGPRRVFSVLMVLMAIPALVFAFGTTMMQLLVSRLVLSSIGASFVVGIHMTAMWFKPRDIGFAEGFYAGWGNFGSAAAAISLPTIALQMYGGEDGWRWAIAQSAIFMAAYGVYYWFAITDGPVGTVHRKPRKAIALEVSTWGDMVKLILWTIPLVGVLGILVWRIESMGYIGRTGALICYGVITAIVIYQIIQILRVNIPILKKGVPEDDKYPFNSVAALNSTYFANFGAELAVVSMLPMFFEETWSLSAAAAGMIAASFAFVNLLARPMGGLVSDRMGNRRFVMLAYMFGISIGFALMGFMNSSWPLIIAVAITVFTSFFVQGAEGATFGIIPSIKRRLTGQISGMAGAYGNVGAVVYLTIFTFVTPTQFFYIIAAGAFISWVLCLMWLKEPESGFAEEYQVSSVDLQIEEEARQKQAGATAG from the coding sequence ATGAAAGTCGCAGACGTATTCCGCGTCCGCAATCCGGAAATCAGGGCACTGCACCTGACCTGGATTGCCTTCTTTATTACCTTTTATGTCTGGTTCAATATGGCGCCGCTGGCGTCCAGCATGCTGAAAAGTGTGGACTGGCTGACAAAGGATGACATTCGCCTGTTTGCTATCTGCAACGTGGCGCTGACCATTCCCGCCCGAATTATTGTGGGTATGGCCCTGGACCGCTTCGGTCCGCGTCGTGTGTTCTCGGTACTGATGGTATTGATGGCCATCCCGGCATTGGTGTTTGCTTTCGGCACCACCATGATGCAGCTGTTGGTCAGCCGGCTGGTTCTGAGCTCGATCGGTGCCAGCTTTGTGGTGGGCATTCACATGACCGCCATGTGGTTCAAGCCAAGGGATATCGGTTTCGCCGAGGGCTTCTACGCCGGCTGGGGCAATTTCGGTTCCGCAGCCGCAGCCATCTCCCTGCCGACCATTGCCCTGCAAATGTATGGCGGTGAAGACGGCTGGCGCTGGGCCATTGCCCAGAGCGCGATCTTCATGGCGGCTTATGGTGTTTACTACTGGTTTGCCATTACCGACGGCCCTGTGGGGACTGTTCACCGCAAACCCCGCAAGGCGATTGCGCTGGAAGTCAGCACCTGGGGCGATATGGTCAAACTTATCCTGTGGACCATTCCTCTGGTCGGAGTGCTGGGTATTCTGGTGTGGCGCATCGAGAGCATGGGATACATCGGCAGAACCGGCGCGCTGATCTGCTATGGCGTCATCACTGCGATTGTGATCTACCAGATCATTCAGATTCTGCGGGTGAACATCCCCATCCTCAAAAAAGGCGTGCCGGAGGACGACAAGTACCCGTTCAACAGCGTAGCCGCCCTCAACAGCACCTATTTCGCCAACTTCGGTGCCGAATTGGCGGTGGTATCCATGCTGCCCATGTTCTTTGAAGAAACCTGGAGCCTCAGCGCGGCAGCCGCCGGCATGATTGCGGCCTCCTTTGCCTTCGTGAACCTGCTGGCGCGTCCGATGGGTGGCCTGGTCTCCGACCGTATGGGCAACCGCCGCTTCGTCATGCTGGCCTACATGTTCGGCATCTCAATCGGTTTCGCACTGATGGGATTCATGAACTCCAGCTGGCCGCTGATCATTGCCGTCGCCATCACCGTGTTCACCTCTTTCTTCGTGCAGGGTGCCGAAGGTGCCACCTTCGGCATTATCCCGTCCATCAAGCGCCGTCTTACCGGACAGATCTCCGGTATGGCCGGTGCCTACGGTAATGTCGGTGCGGTGGTATACCTCACCATCTTCACCTTCGTTACGCCTACACAGTTCTTCTATATCATCGCAGCGGGCGCCTTTATCAGCTGGGTGCTGTGCCTGATGTGGCTGAAAGAACCGGAGTCCGGATTTGCGGAGGAGTACCAGGTGTCTTCTGTTGACCTACAGATTGAAGAGGAGGCGCGTCAGAAGCAGGCTGGTGCGACAGCCGGTTGA
- the nirJ gene encoding heme d1 biosynthesis radical SAM protein NirJ, producing the protein MFRMTRYIKSLMNPAPVRPVPKPAGPVVIWNLIRRCNLTCKHCYSISADVDFKGELSTDEVYTVMDDLKDFGVPVLILSGGEPLMRPDIFDISHRAKAMGFYVGLSTNGTLITEENIGQIAEAGYDYVGISIDGLEQTHDEFRQKKGAFAASMKAVELCKKAGIKVGLRFTLTQDNFPQLPDMLKLLDEHDIDKFYLSHLNYSGRGGRNRKRDAWYDMTREAMTLLFDHCHDELQRGIEREYVTGNNDADGPFLLQWAEEHYPDQVAALKQRLTYWGGNASGVNISNIDNLGEVHPDTFWWDYNLGNVRNKPFSRIWSEANDPLMVGFRQSPRPVKGRCADCRYLSICNGNTRVRAYNISRDYWEEDPGCYLTNEEIGVIDMPRRVAAPVTEIPVHNL; encoded by the coding sequence ATGTTCAGAATGACCCGCTACATCAAGAGCCTGATGAACCCGGCTCCGGTGCGCCCAGTCCCTAAACCGGCCGGGCCGGTGGTGATCTGGAACCTGATTCGTCGCTGCAACCTCACCTGCAAACACTGCTACTCCATCTCCGCCGATGTGGATTTCAAGGGCGAACTGAGCACCGATGAGGTCTATACCGTGATGGACGACCTCAAGGATTTCGGCGTACCCGTGCTGATCCTGTCCGGTGGCGAGCCACTGATGCGTCCGGATATCTTTGATATCTCCCACCGCGCCAAAGCCATGGGCTTCTACGTCGGCCTTTCCACCAATGGCACGCTGATCACCGAAGAGAATATCGGGCAGATCGCTGAGGCCGGCTACGACTACGTGGGCATCAGCATCGACGGACTGGAACAGACACACGACGAATTCCGCCAGAAGAAAGGCGCTTTCGCCGCCTCCATGAAAGCCGTTGAGCTGTGCAAGAAGGCAGGCATCAAGGTGGGCCTGCGCTTCACCCTCACCCAGGACAACTTCCCCCAGCTACCGGACATGCTCAAGCTGCTGGACGAGCACGACATCGACAAGTTCTACCTGTCGCACCTGAACTATTCCGGCCGGGGCGGTCGCAACCGCAAGCGCGATGCCTGGTACGACATGACCCGCGAGGCCATGACCCTGCTGTTCGACCACTGCCACGACGAACTCCAGCGCGGCATCGAACGGGAATACGTAACGGGCAACAACGACGCCGACGGCCCATTCCTGTTGCAGTGGGCTGAGGAACACTACCCCGACCAGGTTGCGGCCCTGAAACAACGGCTGACCTACTGGGGAGGCAATGCCTCCGGCGTCAACATTTCCAACATCGACAACCTTGGGGAAGTTCACCCGGATACCTTCTGGTGGGACTACAACCTGGGCAACGTCCGCAACAAACCCTTCTCCCGGATCTGGTCCGAAGCCAATGATCCGCTGATGGTGGGTTTCCGCCAGAGCCCACGTCCGGTCAAGGGTCGCTGTGCCGACTGCCGCTACCTGTCGATTTGCAATGGCAACACCCGGGTACGGGCCTACAACATTTCCCGTGATTACTGGGAAGAGGATCCTGGCTGTTACCTCACCAATGAAGAAATCGGCGTTATCGACATGCCCCGGCGCGTAGCCGCCCCCGTTACCGAGATTCCGGTCCATAACCTGTAA
- a CDS encoding nitrite reductase, translating to MIVRKEAWLILATSLLIPASLQANPAPETDALYQQHCASCHGTDRLGGMGPALLPDNLSRLKKPQAEDAIREGRPATQMPAFADILDSESITALAEYIYRPPANTPTWGKAEILDSHLLPHLQGSLPDEPVYEADMMNLFLVVEIGDHHVTLLDGDRMEPIHRFPSRYALHGGPKYSPDGRYVYFGSRDGWITKYDLYNLEVTAEVRAGINMRNIAVSADGKYVMAANYLPHTLVLFDADNLELMDIIPVENDAGDSSRVSAVYAAPPRDSFIAALKDIPEAWEITVEEGKPIVRRMQTDTWLDDFFFDPGYDHLIGAARDGKHGLVINLDTGKTVADLPLPGMPHLGSGITWEYQGKRVMATPHFRTGAVSIIDMDNWEVIKTLETEGPGFFMRSHENSRYAWVDVFFGPNKDKVHVIDKQTLEIVKTLQPAPGKVAAHVEFDRYGEKLLLSVWDNDGAVIVYDADTLEEEKRIQMNKPSGKYNVWNKINYEEGTSH from the coding sequence ATGATCGTTCGCAAAGAAGCATGGTTGATTCTGGCCACCAGTCTGCTGATTCCTGCCTCGTTACAGGCCAATCCTGCCCCTGAGACCGACGCTTTGTACCAGCAACATTGCGCCAGTTGCCACGGTACCGATCGCCTGGGCGGCATGGGCCCTGCCCTGCTGCCGGACAACCTGTCCCGGCTCAAAAAGCCCCAGGCCGAAGACGCCATCAGGGAGGGCCGACCCGCCACCCAGATGCCGGCCTTCGCCGATATTCTTGACTCAGAATCCATCACTGCACTGGCGGAGTACATTTACCGCCCACCTGCCAACACGCCAACCTGGGGAAAGGCAGAAATTCTCGACAGCCACCTGTTACCCCACCTGCAAGGTTCTTTGCCGGATGAACCGGTTTACGAAGCCGACATGATGAATCTGTTCCTGGTGGTGGAAATCGGTGACCATCACGTCACGCTGCTCGACGGCGACCGGATGGAACCCATCCACCGCTTCCCGAGCCGCTATGCCCTGCACGGTGGCCCGAAATACAGCCCCGACGGCCGCTACGTTTATTTCGGCTCCCGGGACGGATGGATTACCAAATACGACCTGTACAACCTGGAAGTGACGGCGGAAGTACGGGCCGGTATCAACATGCGCAACATCGCTGTCTCCGCTGACGGCAAGTACGTGATGGCTGCCAACTACCTGCCCCATACCCTGGTGCTGTTTGATGCTGACAACCTTGAACTGATGGACATCATACCGGTCGAAAACGACGCCGGTGACAGTTCCCGTGTCAGCGCCGTGTACGCCGCCCCACCCCGGGACAGCTTCATTGCCGCGCTCAAGGACATTCCCGAAGCCTGGGAAATCACTGTGGAAGAGGGCAAACCCATCGTCCGCCGAATGCAGACCGACACCTGGCTTGATGACTTCTTCTTCGACCCCGGTTACGACCATCTCATCGGTGCTGCCCGCGACGGCAAACATGGCCTGGTAATCAACCTCGACACCGGCAAAACCGTCGCCGACCTGCCCCTTCCCGGTATGCCGCACCTGGGCTCGGGCATCACCTGGGAGTACCAGGGCAAACGGGTAATGGCCACCCCGCACTTCCGGACCGGCGCCGTTTCAATCATCGACATGGACAACTGGGAAGTCATCAAAACCCTGGAAACCGAAGGCCCGGGATTTTTCATGCGAAGTCACGAAAACTCCCGCTACGCCTGGGTGGACGTCTTCTTTGGCCCGAACAAGGACAAGGTCCACGTCATCGATAAACAGACACTGGAAATCGTCAAAACGCTACAGCCCGCTCCGGGCAAAGTCGCCGCCCATGTCGAATTCGACCGCTACGGTGAAAAACTGCTGTTGAGTGTCTGGGACAACGATGGAGCTGTAATCGTCTACGATGCAGACACTCTGGAGGAAGAGAAACGCATTCAGATGAACAAGCCCTCTGGCAAATATAACGTCTGGAACAAGATCAACTACGAGGAAGGAACCAGCCACTAA
- a CDS encoding universal stress protein yields the protein MKIMIAYDGSRNARLALAQTITMFRDLKPQITLVAVAENPRDITSGNEDFFQQEVDELKQHISEAMEVCQKEQIVAETMLLEGDARKMLLFAAEKKIRPDMLVIARHSHEPDGGFIARSLTYFVDELDYMTFGSVSSFLARRVQCPLLILPSL from the coding sequence ATGAAAATCATGATTGCCTACGACGGTTCGAGGAACGCCAGGTTGGCCCTGGCACAAACCATCACCATGTTTCGGGATCTGAAGCCACAAATCACGCTGGTTGCCGTGGCAGAAAATCCTCGTGACATCACCTCGGGAAATGAAGATTTCTTCCAGCAGGAAGTGGACGAGCTCAAACAACATATATCAGAGGCCATGGAGGTGTGCCAGAAGGAGCAGATCGTTGCTGAAACCATGCTGCTGGAGGGTGACGCCCGCAAGATGCTGCTGTTTGCAGCGGAGAAGAAGATTCGCCCCGACATGCTGGTAATAGCACGCCACAGCCACGAGCCCGATGGCGGATTCATTGCCCGATCCCTGACCTATTTCGTGGATGAGCTGGATTACATGACCTTCGGCAGCGTGAGTTCTTTTCTCGCGCGCCGGGTGCAGTGCCCGCTGCTCATTCTCCCCAGCCTTTAA
- a CDS encoding antiporter: MAKTNADIEHWDVENEEFWEKEGKRIASRNLWISIPSLLMGFAIWLMWGMITTQMKNLGFPFSIDQLFTLSAIAGLSGATLRIPASFMIKIAGGRNTVFLTTALLMIPAAGTGIALMNPDTPFIVFQALALLSGIGGGNFACSMSNISTFYPKSKQGYGLGMNAGLGNFGVTTMQVVIPLVMTVGIFGALAGDPMQLQSPSGTLIGRIEAGTDTWIQNAAFIWLVFLIPLAFAGWYGMNNLKVVTPNPGSPLSAFGKILGLYGVGILASIAGVWALSVLNMWVALPMTIVLTLILLRLIPGDIKPNIQNQFAIFSNKHTWSMTVLYILTFGSFIGFSAALPLSISVIFGNMMEVAADGTVTRVVNPDAPSALTWAWMGPFVGALIRPVGGWISDKVGGSIVTQIISAIMVVASVATGYVMMLAYNSTDPNVYFAPFLILFIIMFAASGIGNGSTFRSIGFIFNQQQKGPVLGWTSAVAAYGAFIAPRVMGQEIQAGTPEVAMYGFAVFYAVCLVVNWWFYLRKNAYIKNP; this comes from the coding sequence ATGGCCAAAACCAATGCCGACATCGAACACTGGGATGTCGAGAACGAGGAATTCTGGGAGAAGGAAGGCAAGCGCATCGCCTCCCGCAACCTGTGGATTTCCATCCCCAGCCTGCTGATGGGCTTCGCCATCTGGCTGATGTGGGGAATGATCACCACCCAGATGAAGAACCTGGGCTTCCCTTTCAGCATTGATCAGCTGTTTACTCTCTCTGCAATTGCAGGCCTGTCCGGCGCTACCCTGCGAATTCCGGCTTCGTTCATGATCAAAATTGCCGGGGGGCGAAATACAGTCTTCCTGACCACGGCCCTGCTGATGATTCCAGCCGCAGGTACCGGCATCGCCCTGATGAACCCGGATACGCCCTTTATCGTTTTCCAGGCCCTGGCACTGCTCTCGGGTATCGGTGGCGGCAACTTTGCCTGCTCCATGAGCAACATCAGCACCTTCTACCCGAAAAGCAAGCAAGGCTATGGCCTGGGCATGAACGCCGGGCTGGGTAACTTCGGCGTAACCACAATGCAGGTGGTGATTCCGCTGGTGATGACCGTTGGCATTTTCGGCGCACTTGCCGGTGATCCGATGCAACTGCAAAGCCCCAGCGGTACTCTGATTGGCCGTATTGAGGCTGGCACCGACACCTGGATCCAGAACGCTGCCTTTATCTGGCTGGTTTTCCTGATTCCCCTGGCTTTTGCTGGCTGGTACGGTATGAACAATCTGAAGGTGGTTACCCCGAATCCCGGAAGCCCGCTGTCTGCCTTTGGCAAGATTCTTGGCCTCTACGGCGTCGGCATTCTGGCGTCCATTGCCGGGGTCTGGGCCCTGAGCGTCTTGAACATGTGGGTGGCCCTGCCCATGACCATTGTGCTTACGCTGATTCTTCTGCGGCTGATCCCGGGCGACATCAAGCCTAACATCCAGAACCAGTTTGCCATCTTCAGCAACAAGCACACCTGGTCCATGACCGTGCTCTACATTCTCACTTTTGGCTCGTTCATCGGCTTTTCCGCCGCCCTGCCGCTATCCATCAGCGTCATATTCGGAAACATGATGGAAGTTGCTGCCGACGGTACGGTAACCCGGGTGGTAAATCCTGATGCACCGAGCGCTCTTACCTGGGCCTGGATGGGGCCGTTTGTTGGCGCCCTTATTCGCCCGGTCGGCGGCTGGATTTCCGACAAGGTCGGGGGCTCCATTGTTACCCAGATCATCTCGGCCATAATGGTCGTAGCCTCTGTGGCCACTGGGTACGTGATGATGCTGGCGTACAATTCCACCGATCCGAACGTTTACTTTGCGCCTTTTCTGATTCTGTTCATTATCATGTTTGCTGCCAGTGGTATCGGCAACGGGTCAACCTTCCGAAGCATCGGCTTCATCTTCAACCAACAGCAGAAAGGCCCTGTTCTTGGATGGACATCAGCGGTTGCCGCCTACGGTGCCTTCATCGCACCCAGGGTGATGGGCCAGGAAATCCAGGCCGGCACCCCGGAAGTGGCCATGTACGGCTTTGCGGTGTTCTACGCGGTATGCCTGGTGGTGAACTGGTGGTTCTATCTGCGCAAGAATGCGTACATCAAGAATCCATAG
- a CDS encoding NnrS family protein translates to MAQTKTKPFHAFWLFFPAAALWAAVVVPLSIYAVLSGSGWPPGLLGAGHGHELIFGFALALIAGYTLGPQPWRVLAPLFVLWLVARLCWTLAPESPISQLLSPAFALLLARYAVPRFQAAKKWRNKIAGPLILVLCLLSVAFWITANAPAGFWLALPDTRRVMTAAILGLLLLMTFMGGRMIAPAVAGTLEKRGIPLEARVQPRIEGTLLVILLAAMVLVLIPRADIVTGLALVLSAILILIRALRWKLWHCMNRPDLLVLGIGYVWLAAGAGTTGVYLLQGNNPLPALHVITIGALGTLSISVMLRLAWQRARRTFPPTWQVLAIAVAMAVAVLARLQAGATPFAHPGLLWLSTLCWSTAYGLVAIQLATLFRASQQRRK, encoded by the coding sequence ATGGCACAAACCAAGACAAAACCGTTTCATGCGTTCTGGCTGTTTTTCCCGGCGGCGGCTTTATGGGCGGCCGTGGTTGTGCCCCTGTCCATCTATGCCGTGCTGTCTGGTTCGGGGTGGCCACCAGGGCTTTTGGGTGCCGGCCATGGCCATGAGCTGATCTTCGGTTTTGCGCTGGCGCTGATTGCCGGTTATACCCTCGGCCCCCAACCCTGGCGAGTGCTTGCGCCTCTGTTTGTGCTTTGGCTAGTGGCTCGCCTTTGCTGGACTCTGGCGCCGGAAAGCCCGATATCCCAGCTGCTGAGCCCGGCTTTCGCCTTGTTACTCGCCCGCTATGCCGTGCCCAGGTTCCAGGCCGCGAAGAAGTGGCGCAACAAGATCGCCGGCCCGTTGATCCTGGTTCTGTGCCTGCTCTCTGTGGCCTTCTGGATTACGGCTAATGCTCCGGCCGGATTCTGGCTTGCGTTACCCGACACACGCCGTGTCATGACGGCCGCCATACTAGGCCTGTTGCTGCTAATGACGTTCATGGGCGGCAGAATGATTGCGCCGGCTGTGGCCGGCACGTTGGAAAAACGCGGTATTCCCCTGGAAGCAAGAGTGCAGCCACGAATAGAAGGTACGCTCCTGGTGATCCTGCTGGCAGCAATGGTGTTGGTGCTCATTCCACGTGCGGATATTGTTACCGGCCTCGCCCTGGTGCTCTCAGCGATACTGATTCTGATCCGCGCCCTGCGCTGGAAGCTCTGGCATTGCATGAACCGGCCGGATTTGCTGGTGCTGGGGATTGGCTATGTCTGGCTTGCAGCGGGAGCAGGTACCACGGGCGTTTATCTCTTGCAGGGAAACAACCCCCTGCCAGCGCTCCATGTAATCACTATTGGCGCTCTCGGCACCCTGTCTATCAGTGTGATGCTGCGCCTGGCCTGGCAAAGGGCGAGGCGGACTTTCCCTCCGACCTGGCAGGTACTCGCCATCGCTGTCGCCATGGCGGTGGCGGTACTGGCCCGGTTACAGGCAGGCGCAACTCCGTTTGCACATCCGGGGCTGCTCTGGTTATCAACCCTGTGCTGGTCAACTGCTTATGGGCTGGTTGCAATACAGCTCGCCACCCTGTTTCGCGCCAGCCAACAGCGCCGGAAATGA
- a CDS encoding Yip1 family protein gives MTISQLLHLPFSGNGVWSELKRLNLTIPFLAWVVVVPMSLLPPVLLYYAGTHYGDAFLAGFADKEWRFITTILFLAELLTFFVMGWLIRAVLEADKMEVSYQDAYLLAAIAPIPLWLSSLALLIPVLVVSVLAVAVGLFLSCALIYQGVRSLCHRSDNDVVAMSATYTIMAASLLAWGILMAMVWAF, from the coding sequence ATGACTATCTCTCAGCTGCTGCATTTACCTTTCTCCGGAAACGGAGTGTGGTCGGAGCTCAAGCGCCTGAATCTGACGATTCCCTTTCTGGCTTGGGTGGTGGTTGTGCCCATGTCTTTGTTACCACCGGTGCTGCTGTATTACGCGGGTACCCACTATGGCGATGCGTTCCTGGCCGGATTTGCTGACAAGGAATGGCGTTTCATAACGACCATTCTGTTCCTGGCGGAATTGCTGACGTTTTTCGTGATGGGCTGGCTTATTCGTGCCGTTCTTGAAGCGGACAAGATGGAAGTCAGTTATCAGGACGCCTACCTGCTGGCCGCCATCGCGCCCATACCCCTGTGGTTGTCCTCCCTGGCACTGCTGATACCGGTGCTGGTAGTGAGCGTGTTGGCAGTCGCAGTGGGCCTGTTCCTTTCCTGCGCTCTGATTTATCAGGGCGTCCGGTCCCTCTGCCACCGCTCCGACAACGATGTTGTCGCTATGTCTGCCACGTACACCATTATGGCGGCGTCTTTGCTCGCCTGGGGCATTCTGATGGCGATGGTCTGGGCGTTCTGA
- a CDS encoding Crp/Fnr family transcriptional regulator: protein MNSILRPNVSSAPCMLGDKNPDIIEQDSAPASTALLNGLSRIFGIRLAGHEKDPDARFLADLARLFHQRRVDSETTLEKHDTPWANVYLIQYGIMRLFREAPNGKVSVHHFFSEGDMVWPVFGRSRTVRNTLCLTSVTPVTTWVADFSAFRSAIQSHGEGLWPRFALVLTEEMAELTSMREFRKHTMSARERYLLLLEEYPELVKRVPDNQLASWLGVVPATFSRLKTGALGDRK from the coding sequence ATGAACAGCATCCTCAGGCCAAACGTATCCTCTGCACCCTGCATGCTGGGTGATAAAAACCCGGACATTATCGAGCAAGATTCCGCGCCAGCGTCGACGGCCCTGCTCAATGGCCTGAGCCGAATATTCGGGATTCGTCTCGCAGGGCACGAAAAGGATCCTGATGCACGGTTTCTGGCGGACCTCGCCCGCCTGTTCCACCAGCGCAGGGTGGATTCCGAAACCACCCTGGAGAAACATGACACCCCCTGGGCAAACGTTTACCTGATTCAGTACGGCATCATGCGGCTGTTCCGGGAAGCACCGAACGGCAAGGTTTCCGTCCACCATTTCTTTTCCGAGGGTGACATGGTCTGGCCGGTCTTCGGCCGCAGCCGCACGGTGCGAAACACGCTGTGCCTGACAAGCGTAACGCCGGTCACTACCTGGGTGGCTGATTTTTCGGCCTTCCGGTCTGCGATCCAGTCTCACGGAGAAGGACTTTGGCCACGTTTCGCCCTGGTGCTGACCGAGGAAATGGCGGAGTTGACCAGCATGAGGGAATTCCGGAAACACACCATGTCCGCGCGGGAGCGATACCTGTTGCTGCTGGAGGAATACCCGGAGCTGGTGAAGCGTGTGCCGGATAACCAGTTGGCTTCCTGGCTGGGGGTGGTGCCTGCAACTTTCTCCCGGCTGAAAACCGGCGCCCTGGGTGACCGGAAGTAA
- the wrbA gene encoding NAD(P)H:quinone oxidoreductase, whose translation MAKVLVLYYSMYGHIETMASTVAEGAKRVSGAEVTVKRVPETMSDQAFLGAGGKSDQAAPVADPKELPEYDAVIFGTPTRFGNMSGQMRTFLDQTGGLWAEGKLHGKLASVFTSTGTGGGQEHTISSFWTTLAHHGMVIVPLGYGIPDFFDVSEMNGGTPYGASTIAGGDGSRQPSEKELNIARYQGKLVAELAVKLHG comes from the coding sequence ATGGCAAAGGTACTTGTTCTTTATTACTCCATGTATGGCCACATCGAAACCATGGCCAGCACTGTCGCAGAGGGCGCAAAGCGTGTCTCTGGCGCTGAGGTGACGGTCAAGCGTGTTCCGGAAACCATGTCCGACCAGGCATTCCTGGGCGCCGGTGGCAAATCCGATCAGGCGGCACCGGTCGCGGACCCCAAAGAGCTCCCGGAATACGATGCCGTCATCTTCGGCACGCCGACGCGGTTCGGCAATATGTCCGGCCAGATGCGTACCTTCCTGGACCAGACCGGCGGACTGTGGGCTGAGGGTAAACTCCACGGCAAACTTGCCAGCGTGTTCACCTCAACCGGAACCGGTGGCGGCCAGGAACACACCATCAGCTCGTTCTGGACCACACTGGCTCACCACGGCATGGTAATCGTGCCCCTTGGCTACGGCATTCCGGATTTTTTCGATGTGTCGGAGATGAACGGTGGCACGCCCTATGGCGCCTCGACCATTGCCGGTGGTGATGGCTCCCGCCAGCCCAGTGAGAAGGAACTGAACATCGCCCGCTATCAGGGCAAACTTGTGGCGGAACTGGCCGTTAAACTACACGGCTGA